Within the Salvia hispanica cultivar TCC Black 2014 chromosome 4, UniMelb_Shisp_WGS_1.0, whole genome shotgun sequence genome, the region CCACGGCTCTCGCCGGAAACATAGTCCAACCGGTGATGGTTTTGCCATTTCCGAGAGTCAGTGTGCCGGTGAACCATCGGTCAACCGTCCCCGACGCAACGATCACCGCCCACGGGATACCTTCGAGCAGCGTTGCAGCACCTGGTCCTCGGTTTCCTGCTGAGACAGAGACAAGGATGCCCTTCTCCCTCGCACCGAATCCTGCTATTGCAATCGGATTCTCGTACAGATTCGTACGGCGGTAGCTCAGAGAAATCGACAGTATGTCAACTCCATCAGCCACTGCTTGATCAATGCCGGCAAGCACGTCAGATTCGACACTCCCCGTCTCCCAACCAGTTACCTTATATGCAGCCAGACGAGCGCGAGGAGCTACTCCTCGCGCTCTTCCACTTGCATAACCGAAGAAGGACACGTCATCGACGTAGCTCCCTGCTGCCGTGGATGCCACATGAGTGCCATGACCAGACTCATCCCTCGCCGAGTTCATAGTGATGTTGACATCAGGATTGCTAGCTCGAGATCCTTCGTTGAAGTATCTTGCTCCAATGAGTTTCTTGTTGCAGTGCGACGAATTGAATTGGTCGCCTGCCTGGCATATCCCCTTCCACCTCGCCGGGATCTCAGTCATCCCGTCATCGTTGAAACTCGGGCTCTCCGGCCAAATCCCCGTGTCCACAACCCCGATGATCACGTCCTTTCCATACTGGGATGCCGGCCACAGCCCCGTTGCAGTGTTCAGAGACAAGAACTTGTACGTATGAGTAGTGTCGAGCGTCACAACATCATCGGGATAAGCTGAGAGGAAGCCCGGCGACTTCTTCAGAGCTGAAACTTCAGATTCCGACATTACTGCCGAGAAACCGTGGAAGGCGTTGTCGTAAGTGTGGACGAGCCTTGGCTCGGATCCATTGCCGTGGAGCCGAGCTGCGGATTTAAGAAGGTAAGAATACCAGTAATGATGAGTGGAGAATGCCTTAGGCATGAAAGATTTATCCATGTGTACAATGTATGTTGATCTCTCTGCTGAAACAAGCAAAGACCAACATACCAGAATCAATAAAACTGCCTGAAACAGCTCCATTTTCTTGTTTGGAGCTTGAGAAATGCAGTTCAGATTTCTTGATTCTAACAGAAAATGCCtttcttgttatttattttaaaaaatctgcTGAATTATTGCACCTTATCTAATTTTGTTCGTGCTGAGTCATTGGTCATTAAAGAATTCCTTAAGCATTACTCGAGATTGGTGATGTGCCTTTGTTAAGTCAAAGTCTGCTGTTTTGCATTAAGTGCAAGAAACAAGAAGTGGAAAATATTGCTgtttttcaaacttttttatttaatattaccACTAGGCATTATTACATTCTTCTTTTTGCTGATCATAATTGGATTACATTTTAGATTTTGCTAGAGATACGTTTGGgtgagtattttatttgtttcctTCGCAGACCTGAAACGTATCTAAAATGACTTTCCAAAATGTTCTTTTTGTAAATGACAACTTACGAAATAAAAACTGGGGTATGTATaatgacaattgacaaatGTTATGATAGTATATAGAAAAACTTTATACTCTGACTATTCTCCTCCATATTGATCAATGATAAATTGGGTAGCATGTCAATGTCACTGAATTAATGCATGGTCTCTACTTCAAAAGTGGAGGTCAGTGTTCGATCTTTATAAATCTATTAAAAACTTCACAAAACTTAAGAAGGCAAAAATGAACTTAGGCAATAAATATGACATTACTATCAAGCTTGTTTGGTTGATTGAAATGTAAACTAATATTCCCTGTTCTCACAAAAAACTGTCTCATTTGTATAGTATTTTGTGATTTCTTGCGTATAATCTTTTCCccatttcttcaatttatgAGTGATTTGGCCACAATCTTTAGGAGTTGAAAAGGAGTAAACAGGAATGAGGTTCCTAGTCTAGAGTAATCAATATAtgcttttgaaaatttttattcatagcAAAGGACTGAACACATGAAATGCTCCagcatttgttgaaaacttcaTTTTACATTCTCAAATCTCTGAGTTGAAGTGTGAATGAGACTGAAACAATACGAATGATTTCACCACGATTTTCCTTGCAGCTTGATTGTAGTTCTCTTCAACCCGATGGCTCTGCTGGCGTCACCACAACGGGGCTCCTCACGGTGTGGTTGCCATTTTGCTCGATCCAAGTGATTGATCCATGGTTGATGACATACTCCTCATAAGTCTGGTATCGAATAGTCAAAGAGTAGCTAcgcttttcatttttcttgcgAAAGATTAATCGCTCCGGAGATACTGTAATCACTGTGTCCTTTGGCTTTTTCACCTTAACTTTGTATGTAGCTCTGCCTTCTCCTACATTTGTGACAGTCCTCCGGAACCTCTGAGTTTTAAGTGTCCTCGATTCCTGTGGGTCGTACAGCGCCACAAAGGCGGGATAGTTAAGATCAGTGGACGGGGAAGAGCAGTTGTAGCTCGACCTTAGGATGGTCTGAGTTTGCTCACGCGTGTAATTCAAGGCGCAGACAAGGTTCACGTAGTCTTGTGGAAATGCGTCGTATATGAGGCCTGGATCAAGTGCACGGTTCGGATCAACTTGTCCTGCGCCCATGCCTAGAGGCGTGGCAGCATCATAGTCATTACCCATATCTTTGATGGGCTTCCCAGTGTTGTCGAGTGGATTTGCAGTTGTCATCATTGCTGATCTGATAGCTGCAGGGCTCCATTTCGGATGTATGCTTTTCAAAAGGGCAGCGACTCCAGAAATGTGTGGACATGCCATTGATGTTCCCGACTCCAAATTGTAATCACTCGACAATGCTATGTTGGTGCCAATGCTAGCCGTGGGCGTGTTAGGATTGTAGGCTGCTAATATCAACACCCCTGGTGCCATTATGTCAGGCTTCAGAATCCCCGGATAGCTTCGTGCTGGACCTCTCGATGAGGATGTGGACACAGCTGGAGCAGGCCGTGGCTTAGGTCCCAGAATCGTGTGCTGGAATTGGATGGTGGCAGTAGCTTGTGAGCTTCTTGAGGCGTATCTGATCAcatcttttccttcttttgGTGTAATGACTACACCAGGGAGAGGAAAAGACGTGGATCGGAGTACACCAGTGTCATCAGAAACGAAAACAACGGCATGGATGTTTGATTCTGTCACATACGTAATCTGATCTTCGAGCTCTGGAGTTTCAAAAGATTCAACACAGATGATGATGCTATCAGATGGAGCTTCTCTCAACACCTCAGTTGAGTTACAAGCTGATAAGGTTTCATTGTAGACGAGAGGCGAGTTTCTAACCGTGGCACGTGCAGGAAACATCGTCCACCCTGTGATGCTCACTCCATTCCCTAATGTCAGCTCCCCGGAGAACCAACGATCAACGGTTCCTGATGCCACGATGACGGCCCAAGGGATCCCCTCGAGCACAGTTCCAAAGCTTGGACCCCGGTTCCCTGCTGAAACAGAAACGAGGATGCCCTTCTCCATCGCTCCAAATGCAGCGATGGCGATTGGATTCTCGTAGAGATCAATGGTAAGGTAACTCAAGGAGATGGACAGGACATCGACACCATCTGCAACAGCCTGGTCGATACCTGCAAGAGCATCAGACTCGTAGGCCCCTTCATCCCAGAGGACCTTGTATATAGCCAGTCTAGCCCGGGGTGCCACCCCTCTTGCTGTCCCGGGAGCATAGCCGAAGAACGAAGCTCCCTCTACCTGACTCCCAGCTGCTATGGACGCCACATGCGTGCCATGGCCGAAAATATCCCTCGTAGAGTTCATGCTTATCTTGACATCAGGACTGGCTGCCAAAACCCCTTGATTGAAAAATCTTGCTCCAATGATCTTTTTATTACAATGTGATGAGTTAAAATCCTGACCGGCCTGACACGTTCCCTTCCACCGCGCAGGGATTTGAGGGAGGCCCTCGTCTCTGAAACTCGGGCTCTCTGGCCAGATTCCAGTGTCTACCACACCAATGATCACGTCCTCCCCATACTTGGATTCCGGCCATATGCCGGAGGCAGTGTTCAATCCAAGAAacttgtgtgtgtgtgtcgtgtCAGGTACAATAGGCTTATCCTTGTGAGCTGAAATGAAGCCAGGTGAGTTCCTTAAGGACTCCAGCTCATTCTCAGACAACACTGCTGTGAATCCATGGAACGCGTTGCCGTATGTGTGGACAAGCTTCGCCTCTCGATGGTGGTGGATTTCTGATGCTTCGACATTCATTGCTCTCATGGAGTTTATGGTAGTGGAGTACCAATGGTGGCAACTGGAGTAGGCCTTGGGCATGGAGGATTTGTCCATGTGGATAATGTAAGTGGATCTTTGTGATGAAGCATGATGGATCAAGAAAAGCGATGAGAGGAAAACTAGAGGTAATATCTGAATTTGAAACCTCATTTTTAGTCTGAATTTTTTCTTGTGTTGTTTGCTGGTTTTGTAGATTAGGATATGTAGTGGAACTGGTTGTTACACAtattgtttagtttttttttagtattaccTAGTCATCTTCATGTGTGTTTCtcattattcaaataataaattgactGTGGAGAATAAAGTCACATGACCTTTGCCAAAAGAGGATAAAAAAGAAGCATCTTCACAGACAGAAGAATTATACAAATCATTGGCTTTAATAGAATCATAAATCTAATGGGATGCAAGTGGAATTTTGTTAATGAAAAGATTTTATAAATGTACAAGTGGTCATTTAAGTTTAGATtttcaagaaataaatatattgtgtttatgtggaattaaaaaaaaattaatcttataaTTTGTGCTTGTGTGCCACATCAACTTCCCAATAATCCACTTAGCTCTTAAGTTTTagcatcaatttttttttatcttgttcAAATGCTGCTTTTTATATCCTTATTATAAGGTTtacattattcaaattttcccATAAAGGATAGCATGAAATACATTTCCTCTACAATCATTCATCATCACTGTGAGATTTAGGATGGACCACAATGGGACTTCTGACTGTATGCTTGCCATTCACTTCATTCCAAGTGAGCGAACCATCTGTGCTCTCGAGTTCGCCGCTACTCGTATATTGAATAGTCACACTATAGCTTATCTTATCATAATTCTTTCTGAAAAATAATGCATCTGGTGATACTTTAACTATGGAATTCGTTGGTGCTTTTACCTTGACTGCGTATGTGGCTGCTGCACGAACCCCTACGTTTGTGAGCGTCCTCTTGAACCGAGTTACAGtggttctatttttttcaacttcATACAGGGCAATAAAAGACGGGTAGTTCAAGTCCGAGGATGGATTCGAGCAATTGTAACTTGATCTAATGATGGTGCGCGTGTGTTCCGGGGTTAAGTTCATGGAACAAACAAGATTGGCGTAATCTTGCAGTGTTGCATCGTAGATGAGGCCTGGATCGAGGGCCTGGTTTGGATTGACGTGCCCTGCTCCCATGCCTAAAGGGGTGGCCACTAGCTTGTTGAAGCCCGTGTCCTTGATTGGTTGGTTGGTATTATCAGTTGAAGTAGCAGTGGTCATCATGGCAGACTGGATAGCTGCAGGGCTCCACTCGGGATGTGCGGCTTTGAGAAGTGCAGCAATGCCGGAAATATGAGGGCAAGCCATTGAAGTTGCAGATGGAAGAGTGTAGTCACTTGGGAGGAATATGTTGTTCCCAATACTTGCTTCAGAGCCATGAGGATTGTTTGCTGCTAGAATGAGAACTCCGGGAGCCATTATGTCAGGCTTCAAGATCTTCCGGTAGCTCCGGCCAGGGCCTCTCGACGAGGAAGCTGACAGGGCCGGAGCAGCTCTTGCCTCCGTTCCAACGAGGGTCTTTTGGAAATCAATACTTGCTGTTGGGGTACAACATTTGGATGACGCGTAGCTGATCACGTCCTCTGCTTCCGAGGGTGTGATCACGACTCCGGGGAAAGGGAATGAGGGGGATCTCCGTATGCCCGTTTCTTCAGAAACGATGATGGCAGCTCGGACATTTGACCGGGAGAGATCTTTCATCAAGGTAGAAAAACTTGTGCTTTTATCAATGTTATTGCATATGATGATGCTGTGCTCAGGAGCCTCTACTAGTAAACTCGAGCTGCAGGGAGATGAAGTCTTGTTGTAAATAAGAGGCAAGTCTCTGACTATGGCTCTGGCTGGAAACATAGTCCATCCGGTGATGGTTTTTCCATTGCCGAGAGCCAATGTGCCACCGAACCACCGATCAATCGTCCCCGATGCCACGGTCACCGCCCACGGGATCCCTCCGAGCAGCGTTTCAGCACCTGGGCCTCGGTTTCCTGCTGAGACAGAGACAAAGATGCCCTTCTCCCTCGCGCCAAATCCTGCTATTGCGATCGGATGCTCATACAGATGAGTCCGGCGAGAGCTTAGCGAAATCGACAGTATGTCGACTCCATCCGCCACTGCTTGATCAATGCCAGCAAGCGCATCTGACTCATAGCTCCCACCTTGCCAACCAGCCACCTTGTATACAGCCAGTCGGGCGTGAGGGGCAACTCCTCTCGCCTGTCCACCCGCGTAACCGAAAAAGGAAACGCCGTCAACGTAGTTCCCTGCCGCCGTGGACGCCACGTGAGTGCCGTGACCGGACTCATCCCTCGCGGAGTTCATCATAATCTGGACATCAGGATTGGCAGCTCGAGCCCCCTGATTGAAATATCTTGCTCCGATGAGTTTCTTGTTGCAGTGCGACGAATTGAATCCGTCGCCTGCCTGGCATATCCCCTTCCACCCCACCGGAACCTTGGTCATCCCGTGATCGTCGAAACTTGGGCTCTCCGGCCAAATCCCCGAGTCCACGACCCCTATAACCACGTCCTTTCCGTACTGAGACGCCGGCCATATCCCCGTTGCAGTGTTGAGAGACAAGAACTTGTACGAGTGGGTCGTGTCGGGTGTCATGACATCGTCAGGATAAGCTGAGAGGAAGCCCGGTGACTTCTTCAGGACCGCAACTTCGGATTCCGACACCAACGCGGAGAAGCCGTGGAATGCATTGTCGTAGGTATGGACGAGCTTCGGGTTGGATTTGTCGTTGTTGAGCGATGTCCGATCCGTGGATTTTGCGGATCGGAGAAGGGAAGAATACCAATGGTGGTGAGTAGAGAATGCCTTAGGCATGAAAGACTTGTCCATGTGTACAATGTAGGTCGATCTGTCTGCTGAAACAAGcagaaacaaagaaaacagAATCAAAGAAACTGTCTGAAACAGATTCATTTTGTTGTCTGAAGATTCATAGAATGATTACAGAAACTGTCTGAAATACCTCTATAAGATGATCTCTTTGCTTCAAACAGAATCTGCCTTcttctcatttttccttttcaaacTTGATCAAAATTGAAGCTTATCTTCTTCAGTCGTTATCATATTTGTAACTTTAGTTGAGATTGgtgataattttgtttaatcaaGTTTTAAGTTGTTTCATTTAGTGCAACAAATATCAATTGATGCGAACAACTGGAAATTTTTTGAtggtttcttttgtttttggtttgttttctTTGGTTACTAAAACTATGTTTATCTTTCATTGAAATAGTTTAAAATCAGTATTGGTAAAATTATTCAGAGTTTCGTAGATCTAGAAAATTTTCAGGATTGGGACAGAAtggttttgacttttgataaTTGTCTTCCAGAATTATTTAGCTTTTATTCTGTctcacacttcactttttgaactcgttttgtaaaaatggtTGTACTACTTTAAAGTTGagtgaaaataatatagaaaagattattctttacattattctctcgtttactttatattatttctactttaactattttatattattttttttcaaaatgcgTGCAAGAAGTAGTGCTTTGATTAtggtgggatggagggagtatatttttcacTTACATAGCATTgcttaataaatttaaatgccGTGTTGATGGATTCCAAAAGCAAGTTCTCgatcaatttaaatttcaatattggATGTTAGTCTAAATCTCAGCCATCAGTTTATTAAAGTTATGTTTGCTTCACAAACATACTAAAAGGTCATATTTAAATGCAATAATTCTATTATGActatatatgtgtgttttatcGCAATAACCATAGTTTCtgaaaattagataaatattttggttgtttttgtaaaaaggaaatattgttggttattctattttatgtttcttttctttggtTGCTAAAAGTACATTTATCTTTCACTGAATCAGTTAAAGTGAGTATTGGTAAATTTACAAATGTTTTCatgaaacaagaaaatttgCAAGATTATGTTCTGAAGAGCCAATGTTATTTTAGACACAATCATGTTGGTCACTATTGTCTCATTTGACTCTCAATAAAAGTACTAATATTACAgtccaaaccaaaaaaaaaaaaaccctcaaaagtactaatattacggtccaaacaaaaaaaaactcaaccTAAAAGTCTATTCAGTCTAAAAATCTCACATTACCTACTCTACATTACCAATGTGGTACATTAGAGTTCTTACATATTTGGACAATAGTCGACAAAAAAGAGAGACGCAAAATGATGTAACATACGTACTAAAACAAATTGTGTTATCCGAAAATGATACTGAAATTAAGTAGATGGGCCATAATTACCAGTATTAAATAAAGGGTCccagaaaaaaatgattttcttTAACAAATTAGCTGTCTTCACCAAATGTCAGTTTCCTTAATTTCATATGTTGGACTCTTTATGAGTGATGGGCCTGCTTTGGGCTGTGGGCCCAACCCAAACTGTCCCCACttcacaaaattcattaatCAGCAGATATctacaattattaaaaataccaACTAAATTGCGTTTCGTCgttattaaatatgtatagtACATGTGAACAAATTTGATTGTCAGTCatatattgaatatataaaGTACATGCAATGTGAACAAATTTGATTGCATTGTGTGGAAGCATATCCTCATAAACAGAGAGATTGGGctataactaaatttaatcaaacataatgacaaaataattcGATCAAACATCACAAATGAATCATATTGAAGCACTAGTATATCTTTAATAACACTATAAATCAAATGCTATATAACATGCAATGAGCTATGATCACCATTCATATCAAAAGCTGAGGCCAAAATCACAGTATTTACATAGAGAGAGGCTGCCTAGCAGTGTACCAGTAGTTCGAGACGAGACGTTGGTCTTCCTATCGCCCGTCGTCTCTTTCCTCCTTTCTCAACAATGTCCCATCCGTTTGAACGCTGCTCTCGTACCCACTGCTGTCACCCGGTTCACCCAACCGCCTCTCCATTGACATGGCTCCATCGCGATCTGATCTCCCGTGCTCCTTCCCTCCACTTCTCCGATCCTGTGGTTTCGAAACATGGGCAAAAGTGAGCCACAACAACCACATTTTGGTGTATCAATATGCAATTCACCAAGAAAATGAGATTGATCTAAACATACTTCACGAAAAGGGAAATCATCCGCTTCGAGCATGTGAACCACATGCCCCATCTTCGGCCTTTTTTGGGAGTTTGGGTCCACACATCTCAACGCAACCAAAAGGGTGCGCTTCAATGCTCGTGAAGATGGCTTATCGGGTAGTTTTGGATCCAACACGCCCTCAGAGTTGCGGTTCGAGACCATTGTTTTAAGCCAATCGACCAAGTTTACCTGAGGAAACGAGAATTGGTAATCCAGATCGTGTCTAAGTTGATGATAAGTCGAAAACATAAAGTCGTATACCTCCCCTTCAGGGCGACTGTAGTCCACCGGGTTCCTCCCCGTGATGATCTCCATTATGAGGATGCCAAAGCTGTAGACGTCGCTCCTCTCATTCAACATCCCGGTGCTGGCATATTCAGGGGCGACATAGCTGGAGACAAAGACGAGCGAACATGAATGCCATTGCCACAGAGCAAAACAACGCGATGATCAAATCAAGAGCGAACAAGACTCACCCAAACGTCCCCATCACACGCGTGGTGATGTAGCTCTTCTCCGAGCCTATGAGCTTCGCAAGGCCAAAATCAGACACCTTGGCGTGCCAGTCCCGGTCCAACAAGATGTTGCTTGACTTTATGTCGCGGTGGACCACCTTAGGCTCGAGACACTCGTGCAGATAAGTCAATCTGGTAGAAACCAAACAAGAGATTCAACAATCTTGATGGAATTTGGAATCTTGAAGTTGGTAtttgtacaaaataaattagttaccCTTTTGCAGTTCCAAGAATGATGTTCATTCGAATCTCCCATGTTAGAGGGCTGCAAGGCCCTACATCTCCATGAAGCCATTGCTCTAAATTCCCATTGTTCACATACTCATAAACAAGCATCCTAATGTACAAACATGTTacaaatttcaacacaaatcaatcaaaaaaaaGTCTTACCAACAAAGTTGCACTTCATCGTCATAACTCTACTCAAGCTTAACATCACAAGTCACAACAGAAGTGTACAAACCATCACAACTCAACTCAACTCAAGCTTAGCATCAAAAAGTCACAACATAATCAAGCCAGCATAGGTGTACATTGTGCAAGAAATGAAGTACCTGTGAGTTCCTTCTGCACAATAGCCAAGCAACCTCACTAAATTCTTGTGTCTCACGCGCCCAATTGCTTCCACTTCAACCTTAAACTCTCTCTCTGCTTGCCCCCTTCAAACAACACAgcacaaattattaaaatcagCAAAACAGAAtctaaaaattcaatctttatCAAATTGGGAGAAGGAAAAAACCTGTTGTTGAGCAAATTCTTGACAGCAACCATATGATTCCCCTCCAAAACACCCTTGTAAACAATCCCATACCCACCTTCAccaatcacattctcatcagCAAATTCATTGGTGGATGCCTCAAGCTCTCTGAGAGTGTACCAATGGCCCCACCCGAGATGAGAAACCTCCGGCCCACCGCCATCGCAATTGGGATTCTGAACGGGCTTCTTGATTTCGGATTCGGGAGCCGGGTCGGGCTTTCGAGGCGGGTCAATCCGGATTTCTTGGATTTCTCTGGAGACGGCGGGGGAATTCTTGTTGTTGATGTAAAGGAGGGAGCTTTTTCTGGATTTTCGGGAGGTGAACCAGAGGGAgatgaggaagaggaggaggacgACGGCGGCGCCGACGCAGATGCCGAGGACCACCCAGAGGCGGAGGCCGAAGATTGGGGTTCGTTTGGAGAGCTCTTGGTTGAGGAAGGCGGGCTTCCCATCCGACATTTGAGATTgagagagtattattattGGTCAAGTTTGAGACATTGGAGTTTGGtgggagaagaagagaagaggaGGAGAGTGGCAAAGCTGTAATGATGGGAACAACTGCGGAAGGGGAAAGGGCCCATTGTCCATTGATgaaatttactactccctccgtcccggctaagatgacacattgcttagccggcacgggattttaggagttattagttaaagtgtttaattggagagagaaggtgggtggaagtattaaaatagagagataaagaaagatgaatattttaataggagtgagaaaaagtggttgagtgtattaattggagagagaaagttatcaaaaaaggaaatatgtcatcttagttgggacagactaaaaaggaaaacgtgtcattttaagcgggacggagggagtagtacagTTTTAGTCGTGAACTAATTCAGATTTAAGAGTAAAATTTGGATAGTGGTGAGTGATTAGGGAAAGAGTAAtgataaacaatcaaattttgtattggTGTTTGACTTTGAGGATTAAGTCCAATCGGAGTGTACCTAGCTGTTATGtcataaaaaatgtgtcaGAATGTACGGAATACAATAAAGGGGAAAATGTATTAAATCACTAATTTTAGTAAATCTTTAACTTACTTCTCTACTCTTCataattattatccaaattaattttaatgaaatttgttataatttttgtacaaTTTGTAGGgccatattaaaatttaactaGAAGTCAATCAAAAAGTTATGACGATTTATATGACAGATTTTAtctagattttaattatacgAGACAATCGTGAAAGGTAAGCGAGGTTAAAAAGGTTGATTTTGgtgaaaagataaaatgtaCCCCTATGTATTATTAATGTTGACACAATTTTTGTAGACACGTAGATGAACAAATGGTaggtaggagtattatttaattaagcgagttaaataaagtgtgaataaattagataaattttgaaaaataaattataaaagtatgaaagaattaaaataaaaaaataagcatattaaattttgttaaaaaagaaaatgacccAATTACAATAGAATGGTCAAAAAGTAACACggttaaaatattaatgagacaaatataatattataatactagtacttcatttctttcataacattttttattttaaaagattcGGAATTTATTCTTAACTAACAATactgcaattaatttttatatatctctcatatttactaaaacattaaaatatctaaagcGGGTGAACAAGGAAAGGAATATGGATCACTcatctttttgaaaaaaatatgtagtatCATGGTCCATATAGAGTAtcttattgtgtttttttttaaatttgtgtatatatagtatttttataaattcttgtatatattttattagctAATGCTTATGACCAATTCCTCACGATCCAATTACTTAGGACAACTACTAAAATCGGACACTTAAAATATCAGTATGATTAGTAATATAGTCCGAGGGAAAAAATGCGtaaatcatttaataaatatacttataaatcTATCAGAAACATGTAGTACTcct harbors:
- the LOC125222743 gene encoding probable serine/threonine-protein kinase At1g01540 → MSDGKPAFLNQELSKRTPIFGLRLWVVLGICVGAAVVLLLFLISLWFTSRKSRKSSLLYINNKNSPAVSREIQEIRIDPPRKPDPAPESEIKKPVQNPNCDGGGPEVSHLGWGHWYTLRELEASTNEFADENVIGEGGYGIVYKGVLEGNHMVAVKNLLNNRGQAEREFKVEVEAIGRVRHKNLVRLLGYCAEGTHRMLVYEYVNNGNLEQWLHGDVGPCSPLTWEIRMNIILGTAKGLTYLHECLEPKVVHRDIKSSNILLDRDWHAKVSDFGLAKLIGSEKSYITTRVMGTFGYVAPEYASTGMLNERSDVYSFGILIMEIITGRNPVDYSRPEGEVNLVDWLKTMVSNRNSEGVLDPKLPDKPSSRALKRTLLVALRCVDPNSQKRPKMGHVVHMLEADDFPFREDRRSGGKEHGRSDRDGAMSMERRLGEPGDSSGYESSVQTDGTLLRKEERDDGR
- the LOC125220839 gene encoding subtilisin-like protease SBT3 yields the protein MNLFQTVSLILFSLFLLVSADRSTYIVHMDKSFMPKAFSTHHHWYSSLLRSAKSTDRTSLNNDKSNPKLVHTYDNAFHGFSALVSESEVAVLKKSPGFLSAYPDDVMTPDTTHSYKFLSLNTATGIWPASQYGKDVVIGVVDSGIWPESPSFDDHGMTKVPVGWKGICQAGDGFNSSHCNKKLIGARYFNQGARAANPDVQIMMNSARDESGHGTHVASTAAGNYVDGVSFFGYAGGQARGVAPHARLAVYKVAGWQGGSYESDALAGIDQAVADGVDILSISLSSRRTHLYEHPIAIAGFGAREKGIFVSVSAGNRGPGAETLLGGIPWAVTVASGTIDRWFGGTLALGNGKTITGWTMFPARAIVRDLPLIYNKTSSPCSSSLLVEAPEHSIIICNNIDKSTSFSTLMKDLSRSNVRAAIIVSEETGIRRSPSFPFPGVVITPSEAEDVISYASSKCCTPTASIDFQKTLVGTEARAAPALSASSSRGPGRSYRKILKPDIMAPGVLILAANNPHGSEASIGNNIFLPSDYTLPSATSMACPHISGIAALLKAAHPEWSPAAIQSAMMTTATSTDNTNQPIKDTGFNKLVATPLGMGAGHVNPNQALDPGLIYDATLQDYANLVCSMNLTPEHTRTIIRSSYNCSNPSSDLNYPSFIALYEVEKNRTTVTRFKRTLTNVGVRAAATYAVKVKAPTNSIVKVSPDALFFRKNYDKISYSVTIQYTSSGELESTDGSLTWNEVNGKHTVRSPIVVHPKSHSDDE
- the LOC125222004 gene encoding subtilisin-like protease SBT3 produces the protein MRFQIQILPLVFLSSLFLIHHASSQRSTYIIHMDKSSMPKAYSSCHHWYSTTINSMRAMNVEASEIHHHREAKLVHTYGNAFHGFTAVLSENELESLRNSPGFISAHKDKPIVPDTTHTHKFLGLNTASGIWPESKYGEDVIIGVVDTGIWPESPSFRDEGLPQIPARWKGTCQAGQDFNSSHCNKKIIGARFFNQGVLAASPDVKISMNSTRDIFGHGTHVASIAAGSQVEGASFFGYAPGTARGVAPRARLAIYKVLWDEGAYESDALAGIDQAVADGVDVLSISLSYLTIDLYENPIAIAAFGAMEKGILVSVSAGNRGPSFGTVLEGIPWAVIVASGTVDRWFSGELTLGNGVSITGWTMFPARATVRNSPLVYNETLSACNSTEVLREAPSDSIIICVESFETPELEDQITYVTESNIHAVVFVSDDTGVLRSTSFPLPGVVITPKEGKDVIRYASRSSQATATIQFQHTILGPKPRPAPAVSTSSSRGPARSYPGILKPDIMAPGVLILAAYNPNTPTASIGTNIALSSDYNLESGTSMACPHISGVAALLKSIHPKWSPAAIRSAMMTTANPLDNTGKPIKDMGNDYDAATPLGMGAGQVDPNRALDPGLIYDAFPQDYVNLVCALNYTREQTQTILRSSYNCSSPSTDLNYPAFVALYDPQESRTLKTQRFRRTVTNVGEGRATYKVKVKKPKDTVITVSPERLIFRKKNEKRSYSLTIRYQTYEEYVINHGSITWIEQNGNHTVRSPVVVTPAEPSG